The following are encoded together in the Populus trichocarpa isolate Nisqually-1 chromosome 5, P.trichocarpa_v4.1, whole genome shotgun sequence genome:
- the LOC7464671 gene encoding pentatricopeptide repeat-containing protein At4g02820, mitochondrial isoform X1, whose product MLVRNVRGTLAAAARQFSAAAVTEKGIVSGGEGKKSGGGDTLGRRLFSLVYGKRSAVITIRKWKEEGHNVRKYELNRIVRELRKLKRYKHALEVCEWMTKQSDIKLVPGDYAVHLDLIAKIRGLNSAEKFFEDIPDKMRDYQACSALLHVYVQNKSISKAEALMEKMSECGFLKNALPYNHMLSVYVANGQLEKVAEIIQELKKKTSPDVVTYNMWLTACASQNDVETAEKVFMELKKSKLDPDWVTYSTLTNLYIKKECLEKAAYTLKEVEKRASKKNRVTYSSLLSLHANMKDKDGLHRTWNKMKSVFNKMNDAEYNCMISSLVKLGEFGGAENLYNEWESVSATRDSRVSNIVLASYINRNQMEDAENFCQRMVQKGITPCYTTWELLTCGHLKTEQMEKVLENFKKALCSVRKWTPDKRLIGDIFKNLEERGDIEGAEKLLVILRDAGHVSTMIYNSLLRTYAKAGKMPVIIEERMQKDNVELDDETHKLIQTTSTMCVSEVSSLPILK is encoded by the exons ATGTTGGTGCGGAACGTGCGGGGAACCCTTGCAGCCGCCGCGCGGCAGTTCTCGGCTGCAGCAGTGACGGAGAAGGGTATTGTTAGCGGAGGAGAAGGGAAAAAGAGTGGCGGTGGAGACACGCTTGGAAGGAGGCTGTTTAGTTTGGTGTATGGAAAACGGAGTGCAGTAATAACAATAAGGAAATGGAAGGAAGAGGGACACAATGTCCGAAAGTACGAGCTGAACCGGATTGTTAGAGAGCTCCGTAAGCTGAAGCGGTACAAGCACGCCCTCGAG GTATGTGAATGGATGACAAAGCAGTCTGATATAAAGCTTGTACCGGGTGATTATGCTGTTCATTTGGACTTGATTGCGAAAATTCGTGGTCTAAATAGTGCAGAGAAGTTCTTCGAAGATATTCCTGATAAAATGAGGGATTATCAAGCATGTTCAGCTCTTCTCCATGTTTATGTCCAGAATAAATCGATCTCCAAAGCGGAGGCTTTGATGGAGAAAATGTCTGAATGTGGGTTCTTGAAGAATGCTCTTCCTTATAACCATATGCTATCAGTGTATGTTGCAAATGGGCAGTTGGAAAAGGTCGCGGAGATCATTCAAGAGTTAAAGAAAAAGACTTCACCTGATGTTGTTACTTATAATATGTGGTTAACTGCGTGTGCCTCGCAAAACGATGTGGAAACAGCAGAGAAAGTCTTTATGGAGCTGAAGAAGTCAAAATTAGATCCAGATTGGGTAACGTATAGTACGTTAACCAACTTGTATATCAAAAAGGAATGCCTTGAAAAAGCAGCGTATACTCTGAAGGAAGTGGAGAAAAGAGCTTCAAAGAAAAATCGAGTCACCTACTCCTCTCTTCTCAGTTTGCATGCGAACATGAAGGATAAGGATGGGCTACATCGAACCTGGAATAAGATGAAGTCGGTctttaataaaatgaatgatgCTGAATATAATTGTATGATATCTTCACTTGTTAAACTTGGGGAGTTTGGAGGAGCAGAGAATCTCTACAATGAGTGGGAATCAGTTTCTGCAACTCGAGATTCTAGGGTTTCAAACATAGTTCTTGCTAGTTATATCAATAGAAATCAGATGGAAGACGCTGAAAATTTTTGCCAGCGCATGGTGCAAAAGGGCATCACTCCCTGTTATACTACCTGGGAGCTTCTTACTTGTGGTCATCTGAAAACGGAGCAGATGGAAAAGGTTTTAGAGAATTTTAAGAAAGCCTTATGTAGTGTAAGGAAATGGACTCCTGATAAAAGGTTGATTGGAGATATATTCAAGAATCTGGAGGAGCGGGGCGACATTGAAGGAGCAGAGAAACTACTGGTTATACTTCGGGATGCTGGCCATGTGAGTACCATGATATATAATTCTCTTCTACGAACATATGCGAAAGCAGGTAAGATGCCAGTTATAATTGAAGAGCGTATGCAGAAGGATAATGTGGAGTTAGATGACGAAACACATAAGCTCATACAGACAACTAGCACCATGTGTGTGAGTGAAGTTTCAAGTTTGCCTATTCTGAAATAA
- the LOC7464671 gene encoding pentatricopeptide repeat-containing protein At4g02820, mitochondrial isoform X2, whose translation MTKQSDIKLVPGDYAVHLDLIAKIRGLNSAEKFFEDIPDKMRDYQACSALLHVYVQNKSISKAEALMEKMSECGFLKNALPYNHMLSVYVANGQLEKVAEIIQELKKKTSPDVVTYNMWLTACASQNDVETAEKVFMELKKSKLDPDWVTYSTLTNLYIKKECLEKAAYTLKEVEKRASKKNRVTYSSLLSLHANMKDKDGLHRTWNKMKSVFNKMNDAEYNCMISSLVKLGEFGGAENLYNEWESVSATRDSRVSNIVLASYINRNQMEDAENFCQRMVQKGITPCYTTWELLTCGHLKTEQMEKVLENFKKALCSVRKWTPDKRLIGDIFKNLEERGDIEGAEKLLVILRDAGHVSTMIYNSLLRTYAKAGKMPVIIEERMQKDNVELDDETHKLIQTTSTMCVSEVSSLPILK comes from the coding sequence ATGACAAAGCAGTCTGATATAAAGCTTGTACCGGGTGATTATGCTGTTCATTTGGACTTGATTGCGAAAATTCGTGGTCTAAATAGTGCAGAGAAGTTCTTCGAAGATATTCCTGATAAAATGAGGGATTATCAAGCATGTTCAGCTCTTCTCCATGTTTATGTCCAGAATAAATCGATCTCCAAAGCGGAGGCTTTGATGGAGAAAATGTCTGAATGTGGGTTCTTGAAGAATGCTCTTCCTTATAACCATATGCTATCAGTGTATGTTGCAAATGGGCAGTTGGAAAAGGTCGCGGAGATCATTCAAGAGTTAAAGAAAAAGACTTCACCTGATGTTGTTACTTATAATATGTGGTTAACTGCGTGTGCCTCGCAAAACGATGTGGAAACAGCAGAGAAAGTCTTTATGGAGCTGAAGAAGTCAAAATTAGATCCAGATTGGGTAACGTATAGTACGTTAACCAACTTGTATATCAAAAAGGAATGCCTTGAAAAAGCAGCGTATACTCTGAAGGAAGTGGAGAAAAGAGCTTCAAAGAAAAATCGAGTCACCTACTCCTCTCTTCTCAGTTTGCATGCGAACATGAAGGATAAGGATGGGCTACATCGAACCTGGAATAAGATGAAGTCGGTctttaataaaatgaatgatgCTGAATATAATTGTATGATATCTTCACTTGTTAAACTTGGGGAGTTTGGAGGAGCAGAGAATCTCTACAATGAGTGGGAATCAGTTTCTGCAACTCGAGATTCTAGGGTTTCAAACATAGTTCTTGCTAGTTATATCAATAGAAATCAGATGGAAGACGCTGAAAATTTTTGCCAGCGCATGGTGCAAAAGGGCATCACTCCCTGTTATACTACCTGGGAGCTTCTTACTTGTGGTCATCTGAAAACGGAGCAGATGGAAAAGGTTTTAGAGAATTTTAAGAAAGCCTTATGTAGTGTAAGGAAATGGACTCCTGATAAAAGGTTGATTGGAGATATATTCAAGAATCTGGAGGAGCGGGGCGACATTGAAGGAGCAGAGAAACTACTGGTTATACTTCGGGATGCTGGCCATGTGAGTACCATGATATATAATTCTCTTCTACGAACATATGCGAAAGCAGGTAAGATGCCAGTTATAATTGAAGAGCGTATGCAGAAGGATAATGTGGAGTTAGATGACGAAACACATAAGCTCATACAGACAACTAGCACCATGTGTGTGAGTGAAGTTTCAAGTTTGCCTATTCTGAAATAA